AGATGATCCACTAGAAGAAACAATAGTTGAACATCTAGCTGAATTATCAAATAAAAAAATAAAACCAATTTTAGCTGGAGGTAATGGTGGCCCATATACCGAGAAAATGAGAAAATTAATTGAGGCAAATCATGTTCCTGTTTATAGTGATCTTCGCACTTGGGTTGCAGCTGCATCTGCATTAGCTCAATGGGGCAAAGTACTAGGAAAATAGAGAACATTTAAGTTTCACATATCTTGGAAAATTAACATGTCATTAGTTACCACATCAACTTCTAATGGTATTTGTACTGTCAAAATCAACAGACCTGACAAACTTAATGCCATGAACAGTGATGTTGCAAAAGAACTCATCAAAACTTTTGAAAACCTGGACAAAGATGATAATGTTAAAGTAATCATCTTAACTGGTGAAGGAGAAAAAGCATTCTCTGCTGGTGCAGATATTGAATACATGTCAAAAATCTCTCCAGACGAATCAGTTGCATATGCAAAAACAGGACAACTCGTAACAGCTACGGTTGAACTTGTAAAACAACCAACAATTGCAGCCATTAACGGTTTTGCACTTGGTGGTGGTTGTGAACTTGCAATGTCATGTGATATTAGAATTGCAGCAGACACAGCAAGACTTGGTCAACCTGAAGTTACAATTGGAATTCCTCCTGGATGGGGTGGAACTCAAAGATTGATGAGAATTGTAGGAATAGCAAAGGCAAAAGAACTTGTCTATACAGGTAAAATGATCAAAGCAGATGAAGCAAAGGAAATTGGTTTAGTAAATCAAGTAGTACCACTTGCCTCACTTCAAGAAGAAGCTTTGAAAATGGCGCAACAAATCGCTGCCAACTCTGTAATGGGAGTTCAAATGTCAAAGGTCGCTATTAACAAAGGAAGAAATGCAGATCTTGATACTGGACTTGCAGTAGAACTACTTGCTTGGAGAAATTGTTTTACTCATCCTGATAGAGAAGAACGCATGACAGCTTTTGTAAATAAATCTAAAAAATAAGCTATACCTAACTTCTTTTCTTATTTTATTGAATTACTAGTAGGCTCAGGGTGAAAAGCTTATTATAATTTGAATCGTCAATTGTATCATTATGGCATCTGAACAAACACAGAAAATGATCACTGTTTCACCTAAAGCAGCTGAAAAGATCAAAGAATTCATGAAAGAAGAAGCCGATAACCCGCAATACCTTAGAGTATATGTTCAAGGTGGCGGTTGTTCTGGTCTGTCTTATGGCATGGGCTTTGAAAAAGCACCAGAAGAAGATGACCTAGTCATGGAAGAAACTGGTATCAAGCTACTTGTAGATAGTTACAGTGTTGATCATCTAAAAGGTGCAAATGTAGACTATATTGAAAGCCTAATGGGATCTGGATTTAAAATCAATAATCCAAATGTTACAAAATCCTGTTCATGTGGTCATTCCTTTAGCACTGAATAATCAAACAACATTTTTCATTTTTTGATTAACTAGTGTAAACTGTATTTGGAATATTTTTTATAAAATTACATTTCTTTATTGAAAATCCTTGCGATACCCTCATATATCGAGAATAGACACCAAAATTATGATAATTAAGGAGATGAAGAAAGTATGTCCAATAAATCAGGAATTGTCAAATATCATGTTAAACTTTCC
The DNA window shown above is from Nitrosarchaeum sp. and carries:
- a CDS encoding enoyl-CoA hydratase/isomerase family protein, with product MSLVTTSTSNGICTVKINRPDKLNAMNSDVAKELIKTFENLDKDDNVKVIILTGEGEKAFSAGADIEYMSKISPDESVAYAKTGQLVTATVELVKQPTIAAINGFALGGGCELAMSCDIRIAADTARLGQPEVTIGIPPGWGGTQRLMRIVGIAKAKELVYTGKMIKADEAKEIGLVNQVVPLASLQEEALKMAQQIAANSVMGVQMSKVAINKGRNADLDTGLAVELLAWRNCFTHPDREERMTAFVNKSKK
- the erpA gene encoding iron-sulfur cluster insertion protein ErpA, producing MASEQTQKMITVSPKAAEKIKEFMKEEADNPQYLRVYVQGGGCSGLSYGMGFEKAPEEDDLVMEETGIKLLVDSYSVDHLKGANVDYIESLMGSGFKINNPNVTKSCSCGHSFSTE